Proteins from a single region of Hyalangium gracile:
- a CDS encoding serine/threonine-protein kinase yields MRCELCLSEHTDDVLCGNVHWSLSGEVTVVDPAQARTPSPPPAPPAAAAPSREPAPAVDLVGRTLGYYRVLRRLGSGGMGTVYQAEQTRIGARVALKVLHPHLSQDAGLLARFYAEAKTVNVVGHPNIVRIFDINEAPGGLHYFVMEYLEGEPLSQLPRPLEPGLLTHLLAQACEALEAAHSAGVVHRDLKPDNLFVVRREGSQRPSLKVLDFGVAKARDSMNTRLTAVGTVLGTPAYMAPEQWTGQPVDGRADIYALGVTAYLMATGRLPYPRGQVAEIVLSPTAPGPVPPHLLNPRIPQAFSEAVLRAMARCPADRFAHALEFKQALEAATTATARPRATPAPSPVPEALRASTPVPAPTVSLRAPRAHLPRSDVQAPQTWEARVRRRSGAGEVVVQCTELSRGGLFMCCSEPFPQLFTQLAFTLMLGGEAVECVGEVVRHVDSAQAQTWGMSPGVGLQFVNPSARLREHLRQLRPARVLPPTPAPVAQDCVL; encoded by the coding sequence ATGCGCTGCGAGCTCTGTCTCTCCGAACACACCGACGATGTGCTGTGCGGAAACGTGCACTGGAGCCTCTCGGGCGAGGTCACCGTCGTGGACCCCGCCCAGGCGCGGACTCCATCGCCGCCTCCGGCCCCTCCCGCCGCGGCTGCGCCCTCGCGAGAGCCGGCGCCCGCCGTGGACCTGGTGGGCAGGACGCTCGGGTACTACCGCGTGCTGCGACGGCTGGGCTCGGGAGGCATGGGGACGGTGTACCAGGCGGAGCAGACGCGCATCGGCGCGCGGGTGGCGCTCAAGGTGCTGCACCCGCACCTGAGCCAGGACGCCGGCCTGCTCGCGCGCTTCTACGCCGAGGCGAAGACGGTGAACGTGGTGGGCCACCCCAACATCGTCCGCATCTTCGACATCAACGAGGCGCCCGGCGGCCTCCACTACTTCGTCATGGAGTACCTGGAGGGAGAGCCGCTGTCGCAGCTGCCCCGCCCGCTGGAGCCGGGCCTGCTCACGCACCTGCTGGCGCAGGCGTGCGAGGCGCTGGAGGCCGCGCACTCCGCGGGCGTGGTGCACCGGGACTTGAAGCCGGACAACCTCTTCGTGGTGCGGCGCGAGGGCTCGCAGCGGCCCTCGCTCAAGGTGCTGGACTTCGGCGTGGCCAAGGCGCGCGACTCGATGAACACGCGGCTCACGGCGGTGGGCACGGTGCTCGGCACGCCGGCGTACATGGCGCCGGAGCAGTGGACGGGGCAGCCGGTGGATGGGCGCGCGGACATCTATGCGCTCGGGGTGACGGCGTACCTGATGGCCACCGGGCGGCTGCCCTATCCGCGCGGCCAAGTGGCGGAGATCGTCCTGTCTCCCACGGCCCCGGGCCCGGTGCCGCCGCACCTGCTCAACCCGCGCATCCCCCAGGCCTTCTCGGAGGCGGTGCTGCGCGCGATGGCACGCTGCCCGGCCGATCGCTTCGCCCACGCGCTCGAGTTCAAGCAGGCCCTGGAGGCGGCGACCACCGCCACCGCGCGGCCCCGGGCCACGCCAGCGCCCTCGCCCGTGCCCGAGGCCCTGCGCGCCAGCACGCCGGTGCCGGCTCCCACGGTGTCCCTGCGCGCTCCCCGCGCGCACCTGCCGCGCTCGGATGTCCAGGCGCCCCAGACGTGGGAGGCGCGGGTGCGCCGCCGCAGCGGTGCCGGTGAGGTGGTGGTGCAGTGCACGGAGCTGAGCCGCGGCGGGCTCTTCATGTGCTGCTCGGAGCCCTTCCCCCAGCTCTTCACCCAGCTGGCGTTCACGCTGATGCTGGGCGGCGAGGCCGTGGAGTGCGTGGGCGAGGTGGTCCGGCACGTGGACTCGGCGCAGGCACAGACGTGGGGCATGTCGCCGGGCGTGGGGCTGCAGTTCGTCAACCCTTCGGCCAGGCTGCGCGAGCACCTGCGCCAGCTGCGCCCCGCGCGCGTGCTGCCCCCCACGCCCGCGCCCGTCGCCCAGGACTGCGTCCTCTAG
- a CDS encoding ATP-binding protein, translating into MRAPEPLPREPRAVVGRGTPAQAELEADALRYRLLARHLSAVAFQLDAQGCFTLLGASWQQLTGLTVAATLGTPLAEALHPLEREHIARRVRSVVARELDSFREEVRVLTRAGTCWVELFAESSPASRGEVVGLITDITERRRTQQAVATRERCLSAVVEVQRRLLAHDADSDLYPVLLEPLGRAVGASRAYILETRHDELERLLVTYRAEWCLPGVPSQLGRAELRDFPLEALLRPDHALLLSAGQPLQFLASECPPKLQANMAARGIRAVLLLPLRMHGELVGFLGFDNCAEARPWEEGTASLLAGAAGALSLALEQKTSDALRARTEATLRSTEAGLHLLIDGFPDPVMVHAENRVLYVNPATVRYLGHDGPETLLRRPVLMMARVEDHPAILRHIAEALQGVAARVQEVTLLRRDGQEVVADLVTLRVMFDGRPALVTLARDFTERRQMQARLMFSDRMASMGTLAAGIAHELNNPLSYVIANLDFVHGDMQPGPAAAERVDEWREVLGDAREGAERVRQIVRQLKSFSRVDEERQEPVDLHRVLDSVAQMAASEVRHRARLVKDYGPLPPIIGNDGKLFQVFLNMVINAAHAIPEGKVDTSEIRLVTRTDEQGQAVVEVRDTGTGIRPENMARIFEPFFTTKPQGVGTGLGLAICHSLVRAHGGDITVESTVGKGTTFRVTLPPASGPSTAAPTPAPVPIAAPTRVLIIDDEPAVAAALGRMLEGHTVEIANGGVVGMERLLREPGFDIVFCDLLMPVRTGMDIHAEVTARNPALAHKFIFMTGGGFTPRAREFLASGQHRVLDKPFTKEDVQRLMIEVLSRGR; encoded by the coding sequence GTGAGAGCGCCGGAGCCGCTCCCGCGTGAGCCGCGGGCGGTAGTGGGCCGTGGCACCCCCGCCCAGGCGGAGCTCGAGGCGGACGCGCTGCGCTACCGCCTGCTGGCGCGGCACCTGAGCGCGGTGGCCTTCCAGCTCGACGCCCAAGGCTGCTTCACCCTGCTCGGGGCCTCCTGGCAACAGCTCACCGGGCTGACGGTGGCGGCCACGCTCGGCACGCCACTGGCGGAGGCCTTGCACCCCCTGGAGCGCGAGCACATCGCCCGGCGGGTGCGCTCCGTGGTGGCCCGAGAGCTGGACAGCTTCCGGGAGGAGGTGCGCGTGCTGACGCGCGCCGGTACCTGCTGGGTGGAGCTGTTCGCCGAGTCCTCTCCCGCCTCGCGGGGGGAGGTGGTGGGGCTCATCACGGACATCACCGAGCGCCGGCGCACCCAGCAGGCCGTCGCCACCCGGGAGCGCTGCCTGTCCGCCGTGGTGGAGGTGCAGCGCCGGCTGCTGGCGCACGATGCCGACAGCGACCTCTACCCCGTCCTCCTCGAGCCCCTGGGCCGTGCCGTCGGCGCCAGCCGCGCCTACATCCTCGAGACGCGCCACGACGAGCTGGAGCGGCTGCTCGTCACCTACAGGGCCGAGTGGTGCTTGCCCGGCGTCCCCTCGCAGCTCGGCCGGGCGGAGCTGAGGGACTTCCCCCTGGAGGCGCTGCTGCGGCCGGACCATGCGCTGCTGCTCAGCGCGGGCCAGCCCCTGCAGTTCCTGGCCTCCGAGTGTCCCCCGAAGCTGCAGGCGAACATGGCGGCCCGTGGAATCCGCGCCGTGCTGCTGCTGCCGCTGCGGATGCATGGGGAGCTGGTCGGCTTCCTGGGCTTCGACAACTGCGCGGAGGCTCGCCCGTGGGAGGAGGGGACGGCGAGCCTGCTGGCCGGCGCGGCGGGGGCGCTGTCGCTGGCGCTGGAGCAGAAGACCTCGGACGCCCTGCGCGCGCGCACCGAGGCCACGCTGCGCAGCACCGAGGCCGGCCTGCACCTGCTCATCGACGGCTTCCCGGATCCGGTGATGGTCCACGCGGAGAACCGCGTGCTCTACGTCAACCCGGCCACCGTGCGGTACCTGGGCCACGACGGGCCGGAGACGCTGCTGCGCCGCCCCGTGCTGATGATGGCGCGGGTGGAGGACCACCCGGCCATCCTCCGCCACATCGCCGAGGCCCTGCAGGGCGTGGCCGCGCGAGTGCAGGAGGTGACGCTGCTGCGCCGGGACGGGCAGGAGGTGGTGGCGGACCTCGTCACCCTGCGCGTCATGTTCGACGGCCGGCCCGCGCTGGTGACGCTGGCGCGCGACTTCACCGAGCGCCGGCAGATGCAGGCGCGGCTCATGTTCAGCGACCGCATGGCCTCCATGGGCACGCTGGCCGCCGGCATCGCGCACGAGCTGAACAACCCGCTCTCCTACGTCATCGCCAACCTGGACTTCGTCCACGGGGACATGCAGCCGGGGCCCGCCGCGGCCGAGCGCGTGGACGAGTGGCGCGAGGTGCTGGGCGACGCGCGCGAGGGCGCCGAGCGGGTGCGGCAGATCGTCCGCCAGCTCAAGTCCTTCTCGCGCGTAGACGAGGAGCGGCAGGAGCCGGTGGATCTGCACCGGGTGCTGGACTCGGTGGCGCAGATGGCCGCCAGCGAGGTGCGTCACCGGGCGCGGCTGGTGAAGGACTACGGCCCGCTGCCGCCCATCATCGGCAACGACGGCAAGCTCTTCCAGGTCTTCCTCAACATGGTCATCAACGCCGCGCACGCCATCCCCGAGGGGAAGGTGGACACCAGCGAGATACGCCTCGTCACCCGCACGGACGAGCAGGGCCAGGCCGTCGTGGAGGTGAGGGACACCGGCACCGGCATCCGCCCGGAGAACATGGCGCGCATCTTCGAGCCCTTCTTCACCACCAAGCCGCAGGGCGTGGGCACCGGGCTGGGGCTGGCCATCTGCCACTCGCTGGTGCGCGCGCACGGCGGGGACATCACCGTGGAGTCCACGGTGGGCAAGGGCACGACGTTCCGCGTGACGCTGCCGCCCGCCTCGGGCCCGTCCACCGCGGCTCCCACCCCCGCGCCCGTGCCGATAGCCGCGCCCACCCGCGTGCTCATCATCGACGACGAGCCGGCGGTGGCCGCCGCGCTCGGCCGGATGCTGGAAGGGCACACGGTGGAGATCGCCAACGGCGGCGTCGTGGGCATGGAGCGGCTGCTGCGCGAGCCGGGCTTCGACATCGTCTTCTGTGACTTGCTGATGCCGGTGCGCACGGGCATGGACATCCACGCGGAGGTCACCGCGCGCAACCCCGCCCTGGCCCACAAGTTCATCTTCATGACGGGCGGAGGCTTCACGCCCCGCGCGCGCGAGTTCCTCGCCAGCGGCCAGCACCGCGTGCTGGACAAGCCCTTCACCAAGGAAGACGTGCAGCGCCTGATGATCGAGGTGCTCTCGCGCGGCCGCTAG
- a CDS encoding histone deacetylase family protein, whose product MRGWLEEWSARLRPDRARVPVFYDESYRLPFSGLEVSTGIEPRRVDFTTWYLLETGIVRPTEVHRPLPVSYAQLARVHHVAYLESLGRPEALARIFGVDPSDVPVDTLLDSVRRVCGGTLEATRMALAQGRPVANLAGGFHHAAPDHGGGFCALNDIAVALAAVRADGFDGKTVVVDLDAHPPDGTAACFAGDAKVWIGSISGSSWGALPGVDEVLLPEGTGDAEYLAMLEALLNRMPRAQLAFVIAGGDVLRGDRFGRLGLSLEGARRRDRLVARALRGLPAVWLPGGGYHEDSWKVFAGSMLVLGGRGHRPIQERFDPLSARFQRISRLLSREASSDWDWEPITLEDLEGSLGHTLPPQPRVLGYYTAQSLEYALYRYGLLPHLERLGYSRLRVELGTTGAGDRIQLLGQADGREHLLVDCILERRCIGEEQYLFVNWLTLRHPHARFSSLRPQLPGQEVPGLGLSREAGEMLMLMAERLKLDGVAFRPMWYHLAVVARARFRFVEPARQGRFEALMRDLSHVPLLEATRLVADGHVRLNGERYSWEASDMVSRRAPVVDDAPAIAQERERCRFTVDG is encoded by the coding sequence ATGAGAGGCTGGCTCGAGGAGTGGAGCGCACGGCTTCGCCCCGACCGGGCTCGGGTGCCCGTCTTCTACGACGAGTCCTACCGGCTGCCGTTCAGCGGCCTGGAGGTCTCCACCGGCATCGAGCCCCGCCGCGTGGACTTCACCACCTGGTACCTGCTGGAGACCGGCATCGTCCGCCCCACGGAGGTGCACCGCCCGCTGCCCGTCTCGTACGCGCAGCTCGCCCGCGTGCACCATGTGGCCTACCTGGAGTCGCTCGGGCGGCCGGAGGCGCTCGCGCGCATCTTCGGAGTGGACCCCTCGGATGTGCCCGTGGACACCCTGCTGGACTCGGTACGCCGCGTCTGCGGCGGCACGCTGGAGGCCACCCGGATGGCGCTCGCCCAGGGACGCCCGGTGGCCAACCTGGCCGGTGGCTTCCACCACGCCGCGCCGGACCACGGCGGGGGCTTCTGCGCCCTCAATGACATCGCCGTGGCGCTCGCGGCCGTGCGCGCGGATGGCTTCGACGGCAAGACGGTGGTGGTGGACCTGGACGCCCACCCGCCGGACGGCACCGCCGCCTGCTTCGCCGGGGACGCCAAGGTGTGGATTGGCTCGATCTCCGGGAGCAGCTGGGGCGCCCTGCCCGGCGTGGACGAGGTGCTGCTGCCGGAGGGGACCGGCGACGCGGAGTACCTCGCGATGCTGGAGGCGCTGCTGAATCGCATGCCCCGCGCGCAGCTGGCCTTCGTCATCGCTGGCGGAGACGTGCTGCGCGGAGATCGCTTCGGGCGGCTGGGGCTCTCGCTGGAGGGAGCCCGGCGGCGGGACCGCCTCGTGGCGCGAGCGCTCCGAGGCCTGCCGGCCGTGTGGCTGCCCGGGGGCGGCTACCACGAGGACTCCTGGAAGGTGTTCGCCGGCTCGATGCTGGTGCTGGGCGGGCGCGGGCACCGGCCCATCCAGGAGCGGTTCGATCCGCTGAGCGCCCGCTTCCAGCGCATCTCGCGGTTGCTGTCCCGAGAGGCCTCGTCCGACTGGGATTGGGAGCCCATCACCCTGGAGGACCTGGAGGGCTCGCTGGGGCACACCCTCCCGCCCCAGCCCCGGGTGCTGGGCTACTACACCGCGCAGTCGCTGGAGTACGCCCTCTACCGCTACGGGCTGCTGCCGCACCTGGAGCGCCTGGGCTACAGCCGGCTGCGGGTGGAGCTGGGCACCACGGGCGCGGGCGATCGCATCCAGCTCCTGGGGCAGGCGGACGGCCGCGAGCACCTGCTGGTGGACTGCATCCTGGAGCGTCGGTGCATCGGAGAGGAGCAATACCTCTTCGTCAACTGGCTCACCTTACGGCACCCTCACGCGCGCTTCAGCTCGTTGCGCCCCCAACTGCCGGGCCAGGAAGTGCCAGGATTGGGGTTGTCACGCGAAGCGGGGGAGATGCTCATGCTGATGGCGGAACGGCTGAAGCTGGATGGAGTGGCCTTCCGGCCCATGTGGTACCACCTGGCGGTGGTGGCTCGGGCGCGTTTCCGCTTCGTGGAGCCGGCGCGACAGGGACGCTTCGAGGCGCTGATGAGGGACCTGTCGCACGTGCCGCTGCTGGAGGCCACCCGCCTGGTGGCCGACGGGCACGTGCGGCTCAACGGCGAGCGCTACAGCTGGGAGGCCAGCGACATGGTGTCGCGCCGCGCCCCCGTGGTGGACGACGCGCCGGCCATCGCCCAGGAGCGCGAGCGCTGCCGCTTCACCGTCGACGGCTGA
- a CDS encoding phosphatase PAP2 family protein — MRHLFREWRSKVSSGDGVRLLGLLLALVACALGFVLLADEIVEKETQGFDEAVVRALRKAEDPATPIGPVWLRVAARDVTALGGGTVLTLVTLAVCGFLVLVRRFRSLLLVVGATVSGALLNSVLKGFFARPRPTVVPHLVEADAPSFPSGHAMLSAIVYLTLGALLTQLTDRQWLKVYVLGVSLALTFLVGLTRVFLGVHYLTDVLGGWMAGLAWALLSTLVARAAKRRSHGLREEVRTGPDVPEAASEQ; from the coding sequence ATGCGGCATCTCTTCCGCGAGTGGCGTTCCAAGGTGAGCAGTGGGGATGGCGTCCGGCTGCTCGGGCTGCTGCTGGCGCTCGTGGCCTGCGCCCTGGGCTTCGTGCTCCTGGCCGACGAGATCGTGGAGAAGGAGACGCAGGGCTTCGACGAGGCCGTGGTGCGCGCGCTGCGCAAGGCCGAGGACCCCGCTACGCCCATTGGCCCCGTGTGGCTGCGGGTCGCGGCGCGGGACGTGACGGCGCTGGGGGGCGGAACGGTCCTGACGCTCGTCACGCTGGCGGTGTGTGGCTTCCTGGTCCTGGTGCGGCGCTTCCGCTCGCTGCTGCTGGTGGTGGGGGCCACGGTGAGCGGGGCGTTGCTGAACTCCGTCCTCAAGGGCTTCTTCGCCCGGCCCCGTCCCACGGTGGTGCCGCACCTGGTTGAGGCGGATGCGCCGAGCTTCCCCAGCGGGCACGCGATGCTCTCGGCCATCGTGTACCTGACGCTGGGCGCGCTGCTGACGCAGCTCACGGATCGCCAGTGGCTCAAGGTGTACGTGCTGGGGGTGTCGCTGGCGCTGACCTTCCTGGTGGGGCTGACGCGGGTGTTCCTGGGGGTGCACTACCTCACGGACGTGCTGGGGGGGTGGATGGCGGGGCTGGCCTGGGCGCTCCTGTCCACGCTCGTGGCGCGAGCGGCGAAGCGACGCAGCCATGGGCTCCGGGAGGAGGTCCGCACCGGACCGGATGTGCCCGAGGCGGCGAGCGAGCAGTAG
- a CDS encoding NAD-dependent succinate-semialdehyde dehydrogenase, whose amino-acid sequence MAIATIDPTTGKTLRTFTAHTPEELEARLRLAEETFRTYRHTSLADRKRWLARAGELLDSEADHFGRIMTQEMGKPFEAAKAESQKCATACRYYVEHGEAYLRDEPIDTGGDRSYVRYQPLGPVLAIMPWNFPFWQVIRFAAPALMGGNVGLLKHAHNVPQCALALEELFLRAGFPKGAFQTLLIETADIPRVIDDGRVKAVTLTGSEGAGRAVGSQAGRALKKVVLELGGSDPFIVMPSAKLELAVETAVKARLINNGQSCIAAKRFIVHESIYPEFERRFVERMRRAVVGDPMDARTEVGPLATEGIRQGLHAQVEKSVAAGTRLLVGGKLPTGAGLYYPPTVLSDPAPGSPAATEEMFGPVAVLYRARDVDHAIALANDTPFGLGASVWTHDEAEIRRFIDGIETGMVFVNAMVASDPRLPFGGVKASGHGRELALHGLREFLNAKTVRITAGTGAPPTQASANE is encoded by the coding sequence GTGGCCATCGCGACCATCGATCCGACGACGGGCAAGACGCTCCGCACCTTCACAGCTCACACCCCGGAGGAGCTCGAGGCGCGGCTGCGGCTCGCCGAGGAGACCTTCCGCACCTACCGCCACACCTCGCTGGCCGACCGGAAGCGCTGGCTGGCCCGCGCCGGCGAGCTGCTGGACTCCGAGGCCGACCACTTCGGCCGCATCATGACGCAGGAGATGGGCAAGCCCTTCGAGGCCGCCAAGGCCGAGTCCCAGAAGTGCGCCACGGCCTGCCGCTACTACGTCGAGCATGGCGAGGCGTACCTGCGCGACGAGCCCATCGACACCGGCGGGGACCGCAGCTACGTGCGCTACCAGCCGCTGGGGCCGGTGCTGGCCATCATGCCGTGGAACTTCCCCTTCTGGCAGGTCATCCGCTTCGCCGCTCCGGCGCTGATGGGCGGCAACGTGGGGCTGCTCAAGCACGCGCACAACGTGCCGCAGTGCGCCCTGGCGCTGGAGGAACTGTTCCTGCGCGCCGGCTTCCCCAAGGGCGCCTTCCAGACGCTGCTCATCGAAACGGCGGACATCCCGCGCGTCATCGACGATGGGCGCGTGAAGGCCGTCACCCTCACCGGCAGCGAGGGCGCCGGGCGCGCGGTGGGCAGCCAGGCCGGCCGGGCCCTGAAGAAGGTGGTGCTGGAGCTGGGCGGCAGCGATCCGTTCATCGTCATGCCCAGCGCGAAGCTGGAGCTGGCGGTGGAGACGGCGGTGAAGGCCCGGCTCATCAACAACGGCCAGTCCTGCATCGCCGCCAAGCGCTTCATCGTCCACGAGTCCATCTACCCCGAGTTCGAGCGCCGCTTCGTGGAGCGCATGCGCAGGGCGGTGGTGGGCGACCCGATGGACGCCAGGACGGAGGTGGGCCCGCTGGCCACCGAGGGCATCCGCCAGGGACTGCACGCGCAGGTGGAGAAGAGCGTCGCGGCGGGCACCAGGCTGCTGGTGGGCGGCAAGCTGCCCACGGGCGCCGGCCTCTACTACCCGCCCACGGTGCTGTCGGATCCCGCGCCGGGCTCTCCCGCCGCCACCGAGGAGATGTTCGGCCCGGTGGCCGTGCTCTACCGGGCCCGGGACGTGGACCACGCCATCGCGCTCGCCAACGACACGCCCTTCGGCCTGGGCGCGAGCGTGTGGACGCACGACGAGGCGGAGATCCGCCGCTTCATCGACGGCATCGAGACGGGGATGGTGTTCGTCAACGCGATGGTGGCCTCGGATCCGCGGCTGCCGTTCGGCGGCGTGAAGGCCTCCGGACACGGGCGCGAGCTGGCGCTGCACGGCCTGCGCGAGTTCCTCAACGCCAAGACGGTGCGCATCACCGCCGGCACCGGCGCTCCGCCCACCCAGGCCTCGGCTAACGAGTAG
- a CDS encoding AAA family ATPase, protein MPPDSSKPPLSPASSQEERLRRLEEALAEGQERHAQEMEAWVRQMGRLPTRKERREWEKRWLKQAKREARRAKKEAERAEHRAREEASRNPVMGVFLAIAALVTLGLALAYPRMWWLIFIAVFVFGMQAARHLKGARGAPAPQPLPERKAELLPEPPRAAVVTEPRIARVDALCEKLRVELKAGPGVLREVVRSPEQTVEALRKSCHELVRREQELRALSSPEEEQRLASEHAALTARVESERDAVVKERLASAVKALEEQQRQRAELSTAASRLEAEYMRLYYTLENLYTQLLRVRTADAASEDVAGAGLRQSVEQLGAEMDAVTEALEEVHRAPGSRVPTR, encoded by the coding sequence GTGCCCCCTGATTCTTCCAAGCCGCCCCTCTCTCCGGCTTCCTCGCAGGAGGAGCGCCTGCGCCGCCTCGAGGAGGCGCTGGCCGAGGGACAGGAGCGTCACGCGCAGGAGATGGAGGCCTGGGTGCGGCAGATGGGCCGCCTGCCTACTCGCAAGGAGCGCCGCGAGTGGGAGAAGCGCTGGCTCAAGCAGGCGAAGCGCGAGGCGCGGCGCGCGAAGAAGGAGGCGGAGCGTGCCGAGCACCGGGCGCGTGAGGAGGCCTCTCGCAACCCGGTGATGGGGGTGTTCCTCGCGATCGCCGCGCTGGTGACGCTGGGGCTCGCCCTGGCCTACCCGCGCATGTGGTGGCTCATCTTCATCGCCGTCTTCGTGTTCGGAATGCAGGCGGCCCGCCATCTGAAGGGGGCTCGCGGAGCCCCGGCGCCCCAGCCGCTCCCGGAGCGCAAGGCGGAGCTGCTCCCGGAGCCCCCTCGCGCGGCTGTCGTGACGGAGCCGCGGATCGCCCGGGTGGATGCGCTGTGCGAGAAGCTGCGGGTGGAGCTGAAGGCGGGCCCAGGCGTGCTGCGCGAGGTGGTCCGCTCGCCCGAGCAGACGGTGGAGGCCCTGCGCAAGAGCTGCCACGAGCTGGTGCGGCGGGAGCAGGAGCTGCGCGCCCTCTCCTCGCCCGAGGAGGAGCAGCGGCTGGCCAGCGAGCACGCCGCGCTCACGGCCCGGGTGGAGTCCGAGCGAGACGCGGTGGTGAAGGAGCGCCTGGCCTCGGCGGTCAAGGCGCTCGAGGAGCAGCAGCGCCAGCGCGCGGAGCTGTCCACGGCCGCCTCGCGCCTGGAGGCGGAGTACATGCGGCTCTACTACACGCTGGAGAACCTCTACACGCAGCTCCTGCGGGTGCGCACGGCGGATGCCGCCTCGGAGGACGTGGCGGGCGCGGGCCTGCGCCAGAGCGTGGAGCAGCTCGGCGCGGAGATGGACGCGGTGACGGAGGCGCTGGAGGAGGTCCACCGCGCCCCCGGCTCGCGGGTGCCTACTCGTTAG
- a CDS encoding COX15/CtaA family protein: MTYPASSRRFQVFSYAVLVYTLAVVLWGAFVRATGSGAGCGDHWPQCNGVILPREPTVATLIEYTHRVTSGLATLLAVALCVWGLRAHAKGHPVRRAAVLQLVFMLTEGAVGAGLVLLQYVADNPSIARAFWMAVHLINTFLLIGAQALTAWFAGGRARLVLRGQGMAGALVATGLAALMLLGVTGAIAALGDTLFPARSLAEGFQQDMSETAHVLLRLRVLHPVLAVGLGALVVVLGSLLSRLRPTPEVKRGATVLGVLYAVQLAAGLINLVLLAPVWMQLVHLLLADLVWISLVRLSAAGLAEDAPRAELRPSPAQAPSASGSGAG; this comes from the coding sequence ATGACCTACCCAGCCTCTTCCCGTCGCTTCCAGGTCTTCAGCTACGCCGTGCTCGTCTACACGCTGGCGGTGGTGCTGTGGGGCGCCTTCGTGCGTGCCACGGGCTCCGGCGCCGGGTGCGGAGACCACTGGCCGCAGTGCAACGGCGTCATCCTCCCGCGCGAGCCCACCGTCGCCACCCTCATCGAGTACACGCACCGGGTGACGAGCGGCCTGGCCACGCTGCTGGCCGTGGCGCTGTGCGTGTGGGGCCTGCGCGCGCACGCCAAGGGCCACCCGGTGCGGCGCGCGGCGGTGCTCCAGCTCGTCTTCATGCTGACCGAGGGCGCGGTGGGCGCGGGGCTGGTGCTGCTCCAGTACGTGGCGGACAACCCGTCCATCGCGCGGGCGTTCTGGATGGCGGTGCACCTCATCAACACCTTCCTGCTCATCGGCGCCCAGGCGCTGACGGCGTGGTTCGCCGGCGGGCGCGCGCGGCTGGTGCTGCGAGGCCAGGGGATGGCCGGAGCGCTGGTGGCCACCGGGCTGGCGGCGCTGATGCTGCTGGGCGTGACGGGCGCCATCGCGGCGCTCGGCGACACCCTCTTCCCCGCCAGGAGCCTGGCGGAGGGCTTCCAGCAGGACATGTCCGAGACGGCCCATGTGCTGCTGCGCCTGCGCGTGCTGCACCCGGTGCTCGCGGTGGGCCTGGGCGCGCTGGTGGTGGTGCTGGGCTCCCTGCTCTCCCGGCTGCGGCCCACGCCGGAGGTGAAGCGCGGGGCGACGGTGCTCGGCGTGCTCTACGCGGTGCAGCTCGCCGCCGGGCTCATCAACCTGGTGCTGCTGGCGCCGGTGTGGATGCAGCTCGTCCACCTGCTGCTGGCGGACCTGGTGTGGATCTCCCTGGTGCGGCTCAGCGCGGCGGGGCTCGCGGAGGACGCCCCCAGGGCCGAGCTTCGCCCCAGTCCGGCGCAGGCCCCTTCCGCCTCGGGCTCGGGCGCGGGGTGA